Proteins from one Pseudomonas bijieensis genomic window:
- a CDS encoding HU family DNA-binding protein → MALTKDQLIADLAESVDAPKATVRALLDQLGQVVADQLENGGEITLPGVGKLKVTERPARTGRNPSTGAAIEIAAKKVIKLVVAKGLTDAVNK, encoded by the coding sequence ATGGCTCTTACTAAAGACCAACTGATCGCTGATTTGGCTGAATCTGTAGACGCACCAAAAGCTACCGTGCGTGCTCTGCTGGACCAACTGGGCCAAGTCGTTGCCGATCAGCTGGAAAATGGCGGCGAAATCACTCTGCCAGGCGTTGGCAAGCTGAAAGTCACCGAGCGTCCTGCCCGTACCGGCCGCAACCCTTCGACTGGCGCTGCCATCGAAATCGCTGCCAAGAAAGTGATCAAGCTGGTTGTGGCCAAAGGCCTGACCGACGCGGTCAACAAGTAA